A region from the Triticum urartu cultivar G1812 chromosome 1, Tu2.1, whole genome shotgun sequence genome encodes:
- the LOC125542685 gene encoding probable glutathione S-transferase GSTU6: MAGEDELKLLGTWASPWVFRVKLALHLKGLSYENIEQDLDNKSDLLLASNPVHKKVPILIHNGKPICESVVILEYIDDAYGTVGPSFLPVDPYERAIARFWVDYIDEKLVIPWKVAFTADGEEEKTEGIKQMLAAVHTLEGALKECSKGKPFFGGDSVGYVDIALGGLLAFLQGTEELCGTKPFDIANTPLLLAWVERFTALDAAKVALPDVSKLVEFAKMRRAQMALSIKK, translated from the exons ATGGCCGGTGAAGATGAGCTAAAGCTGCTGGGTACGTGGGCGAGCCCTTGGGTTTTCAGGGTGAAACTCGCTCTCCACCTCAAGGGCTTGAGCTATGAGAACATCGAGCAGGACCTCGACAACAAGAGCGACCTGCTCCTCGCCTCCAACCCGGTGCACAAGAAGGTGCCGATACTCATCCACAACGGCAAGCCAATCTGTGAGTCTGTCGTCATCCTAGAGTACATCGACGATGCCTATGGTACCGTAGGACCCTCCTTCCTGCCCGTTGACCCATACGAGCGTGCCATTGCTCGGTTCTGGGTTGACTACATTGACGAGAAG CTAGTCATCCCATGGAAAGTGGCGTTCACGGCCgacggagaggaggagaagaCCGAGGGGATAAAGCAGATGTTGGCGGCGGTGCACACGCTGGAGGGGGCTCTCAAGGAATGCTCCAAGGGGAAGCCCTTCTTTGGCGGTGATAGCGTTGGATACGTGGACATTGCACTGGGCGGTCTCTTGGCATTTTTGCAGGGAACTGAAGAGCTATGCGGTACCAAACCCTTTGACATCGCCAACACCCCACTTCTGTTGGCATGGGTGGAGCGCTTCACCGCACTAGATGCCGCCAAGGTGGCCCTGCCGGACGTGAGCAAGTTGGTTGAGTTTGCCAAGATGAGGCGGGCTCAGATGGCTTTGTCTATCAAGAAGTGA